From the genome of Bombus huntii isolate Logan2020A chromosome 14, iyBomHunt1.1, whole genome shotgun sequence, one region includes:
- the LOC126873568 gene encoding tetratricopeptide repeat protein 12-like encodes MDQIIDHNKLGEKIAEGEQIMDNLMVDKHVTEEEFQNFMRRVTEVEKVVKKLASADPEEQKHGEILADEILGNRLEKDICEDTELKIRINRTVINKCLVNENSTQEQMCREAFMKSVEKDAKERAENRKIRNERAETLKTIGNGAFKEKNYEKAVTYYSKALEQRKDSTVLWNNRALSYIQLGLFERALADCEWALKVNNTNLKALLNSAKCYKQLGDEIKYKEYIQLAKERNPHFNKFINEFEESMDMRVNYQA; translated from the exons ATGGATCAGATAATAGATCATAATAAGCTCGGTGAAAAGATAGCAGAAGGTGAACAAATTATGGACAACTTAATGGTAGATAAACATGTAACTGAGGAAGAATTTCAGAACTTTATGCGTCGCGTTACCGAAGTCG aaaaagTTGTGAAGAAGTTGGCGTCTGCCGATCCTGAAGAACAGAAGCACGGAGAAATATTGGCCGATGAAATTTTGGGAAACCGGTTGGAAAAAGATATATGCGAGGATACCGAgttaaaaataagaattaatCGTACAGTGATTAACAAATGTTTGGTCAATGAAAATTCAACTCAGGAACAAATGTGTAGAG AAGCGTTTATGAAAAGCGTGGAGAAAGATGCGAAAGAAAGAGCAGAGAACCGGAAAATTAGAAACGAACGAGCGGAAACGTTGAAAACAATCGGTAATGGAGCATTTAAGGAGAAGAACTACGAAAAAGCGGTAACATACTATAGTAAAGCACTCGAGCAACGAAAAGATTCGACCGTGTTATGGAATAATAGGGCTCTATCGTATATTCAGCTTGGATTATTCGAAAGAGCTTTAGCCGACTGCGAATGGGCGCTAAAAGTTAATAATACAAACTTGAAAGCCCTCTTAAATAGCGCAAAGTGTTATAAACAACTTGGAGACGAAATCAAATATAAAGAATACATTCAGTTagcaaaagaaagaaatccacacttcaacaaatttattaatg AATTTGAAGAAAGTATGGACATGCGCGTTAATTATCAAGCCTGA
- the LOC126873558 gene encoding UPF0415 protein C7orf25 homolog — protein MEEKAELLTCIEEKIESGKATIDRLKLVGKIDGIEKLIRKIQQEIKFLEKVQSTGNVKKEHLQSTNLIHLNAIVARLFCANEPTNVMKPFKYQKSRLEVDIVCNGGASWIKVIARNARALTMISMGNGEYGQKSVLDQAMSYLRCAKCYPHLYRPPDIVFHFAYGIEIPLATRLERMGIIVEGDKMQCEDVKNIDVHDSEDRFSTWMYSLESTEEPLDEYKKNIDSDLDTLNTSFLKTEINILNLDVSTLLAYVTNMTNGYDRFIYREPLLTQQAEMERERPVKPILEDLFKGKKLIVCQTAYENFMNIIDVIGGPKETLRAKELLSKVQIVKDIPTGRIMEKLNLGGKIKDRSRLVFATGEDMKSITVSANEGFVRAARMQGIECTVFLHEPRSLSEIKEGYATKIDPS, from the exons ATGGAGGAAAAGGCTGAGCTTTTAACATGCATCGAGGAAAAAATAGAGAGTGGCAAAGCCACGATAGACAGGCTGAAACTTGTGGGAAAGATTGACGGGATTGAAAAACTTATACGAAAAATTCAACAAGAAATTAAGTTTTTAGAAAAG GTACAATCTACAGGGAATGTAAAGAAAGAACATCTACAGAGTACAAATTTGATTCATTTGAACGCAATTGTAGCACGACTCTTCTGTGCTAATGAACCTACCAATGTTATGAAACCCTTTAAGTATCAGAAGTCACGCTTAGAAGTAGATATTGTATGCAACGGTGGTGCGTCATGGATAAAAGTTATTGCTAGAAATGCTAGAGCTCTCACTATGATTTCAATGGGTAATGGAGAATACGGGCAAAAGTCTGTGCTTGACCAAGCAATGAGTTACTTGCGATGCGCAAAGTGCTATCCACATTTGTATAGGCCACCCGATATCGTATTCCACTTTGCTTATGGTATAGAAATTCCATTAGCTACACGTTTGGAACGCATGGGAATAATCGTTGAAGGGGATAAAATGCAGTGTGaagatgtaaaaaatatagatgTACACG ATAGCGAGGACAGATTTTCCACATGGATGTATTCGTTAGAATCTACCGAGGAGCCTCTGGATgaatataaaaagaacataGATTCAGATTTAGATACGTTAAATACATCTTTCCTTAAAactgaaataaatattctcaACTTGGATGTGTCAACTTTATTAGCGTACGTGACAAACATGACCAATGGATACGATCGTTTTATTTATCGGGAACCTTTACTCACGCAACAAGCAGAAATGGAGAGAGAACGTCCAGTGAAACCTATTTTAGAGGATTTGtttaaaggaaagaaactAATTGTCTGTCAAACTGcttatgaaaattttatgaacATTATAGATGTTATCGGTGGACCCAAAGAGACTCTTAGGGCAAAAGAACTACTTAGTAAAGTTCAGATTGTTAAGGATATACCAACAGGCAGAATAATGGAGAAGCTTAATTTGGGTGGTAAAATTAAAGATAGATCTAGATTAGTTTTTGCAACAGGCGAAGATATGAAAAGCATTACAGTATCTGCGAATGAGGGATTTGTTAGAGCAGCACGTATGCAG GGAATTGAATGTACAGTCTTTCTGCATGAACCTAGATCTCTCTCAGAGATTAAAGAAGGTTATGCAACAAAAATAGATCCATCTTGA
- the LOC126873557 gene encoding zinc finger protein 346-like has translation MSSAKIIENPEIPGLECFLPPPPPPPPPPPPVTTSKSNNLAITTEQQQPVTTESTTTGLSTNETAGNLTTIQAATTSFPSLPVPTAYIMHPAMQPQTPGQPTTPWWVPTDSDTSDLYARWYDTTYKAAAAAVVSPTIQVCNKTKNKYYKRKNEFIDPAVDAEKVASAQRELAALMKPLKCDLCNAVMNSALQAKLHYDGKPHQKKVSMFLNQSVKKQKTEDGQVSSTTTDWQNYCDICKTWFTSQTDATQHYAGKKHIRAANGGRRARPSKKSQNQNQYSQIDPSGRFGMAFQTEVQSTPAQPVVPDGTNAVPAPATASIYTPPPYPTPLRCDLCGVSANRQDQLETHKRGARHLRMLRLNGLPVPEPAAENEATPATPGPIDYSIYRTPSGQYYCAPCNLSLNSESTFAQHVESKKHKNQSNPKSPSNAVVVSKKARFKKK, from the exons ATGTCTAGCGCGAAGATCATCGAAAATCCAGAAATACCGG GATTAGAATGTTTTCTGCCGCCGCCTCCACCGCCTCCGCCGCCTCCGCCTCCAGTTACAACGTCGAAAAGCAACAACTTGGCAATTACGACGGAGCAACAACAACCTGTGACAACAGAATCGACGACGACCGGTTTATCGACTAACGAAACAGCGGGAAATCTAACAACGATTCAAGCAGCAACCACGTCGTTTCCAAGCCTGCCTGTGCCAACAGCGTATATCATGCATCCGGCGATGCAACCACAAACACCTGGACAGCCAACTACACCCTGGTGGGTACCGACGGATTCCGATACATCGGACCTGTATGCACGGTGGTATGACACGACCTACAAAGCGGCAGCTGCGGCAGTCGTATCGCCGACGATACAAGTTTGCAACAAGACCAAGAACAAGTATTACAAACGCAAGAACGAGTTCATCGATCCCGCGGTAGACGCAG AGAAAGTTGCAAGCGCCCAGAGGGAACTGGCAGCACTAATGAAACCGCTGAAATGCGATCTGTGCAATGCAGTT ATGAACTCCGCGTTACAAGCAAAGTTACATTACGATGGAAAGCCGCATCAGAAGAAGGTGTCTATGTTTTTGAATCAGAGtgtaaagaaacaaaagacCGAAGACGGCCAAGTCAGTAGTACGACCACCGACTGGCAAAACTATTGTGAT ATTTGTAAGACGTGGTTCACGTCGCAAACGGATGCGACGCAACACTACGCTGGTAAAAAACATATTAGAGCAGCGAACGGCGGACGTCGTGCGAG GCCGTCGAAGAAGTCGCAAAATCAAAATCAGTACAGTCAAATAGATCCCAGCGGCCGATTCGGAATGGCTTTTCAGACGGAAGTGCAATCTACACCGGCACAGCCGGTAGTACCTGACGGTACCAATGCGGTACCTGCACCAGCAACGGCCTCCATCTACACACCGCCACCTTATCCAACGCCGTTGCGTTGCGATCTCTGCGGTGTTTCGGCAAATCGACAGGACCAATTAGAAACGCACAAACGCGGTGCCAGGCACTTGAGAATGCTCAGATTGAACGGATTGCCCGTTCCCGAGCCTG CTGCCGAGAACGAGGCGACACCGGCTACTCCTGGACCTATAGATTATTCCATTTACCGAACACCATCAG GCCAGTATTATTGTGCACCGTGCAATCTGTCGTTGAACTCCGAGAGTACGTTTGCTCAGCACGTGGAGAgcaaaaaacataaaaatcaGTCGAACCCAAAGTCTCCGTCTAATGCCGTAGTGGTGTCGAAGAAAGCTAGATTCAAGAAGAAATAA